In Gigantopelta aegis isolate Gae_Host chromosome 6, Gae_host_genome, whole genome shotgun sequence, the following are encoded in one genomic region:
- the LOC121375077 gene encoding carbohydrate sulfotransferase 11-like isoform X1 yields the protein MNKISVLVLLFTAVALFTFTAHYNWMDVNIVTPKTDLFTNDHHTEKIQRAFDKTQCDTEIKSKLYQTSREYCQSPCATNTLKNIKKYNNLVYNDKYKFIFCLLPKVGSSNWRRIMLVLSDKVNTSDPLSLSIKSVYAKYLGSLPYLASLPQEEISYRLKHYYKFIFVRDPLERLLSTYQNKFCGKNRFAWRKVGTRIIRAYRSEPTEAAVASGLGVRFSEFVAYVVDSSVYSYDIHWQLISILSSPCEIKYDFVGHLNNSGADAKKVLDHLGLSHLVQYPERDYNYKYANTTSKLKEYYNKIPLSHLVKLVPIYNLDYLMFNLTIPPILQNMLNK from the exons ATGAACAAGATATCTGTTCTAGTGTTGCTGTTTACAGCAGTGGCGTTGTTTACATTCACAGCCCACTACAACTGGATGGACGTAAACATTGTAACACCAAAAACGGATCTTTTCACAAATg ATCACCACACCGAGAAAATACAACGGGCCTTTGACAAAACACAG TGTGATACAGAAATCAAATCCAAGCTTTACCAGACCTCAAGAGAATATTGTCAGTCTCCATGTGCTACAAATACCCTCAAAAATATTAAGAAGTATAATAATCTGGTGTATAACGATAAATACAAGTTCATCTTCTGTCTCTTGCCCAAGGTTGGTTCATCCAACTGGAGACGCATTATGCTGGTGCTGTCGGACAAGGTGAACACGTCAGACCCTTTGTCTTTGAGCATAAAAAGCGTCTACGCCAAGTACCTCGGAAGCTTGCCTTATCTGGCGAGTCTTCCACAGGAGGAGATATCCTACAGACTCAAACACTATTACAAGTTCATCTTCGTGAGAGATCCGTTAGAGAGACTGCTGTCTACGTACCAGAACAAGTTCTGCGGCAAGAATCGTTTTGCTTGGAGGAAGGTTGGCACACGTATAATAAGAGCATACAGAAGCGAACCAACCGAGGCGGCAGTGGCGTCTGGTTTGGGTGTGAGGTTTTCAGAGTTCGTTGCCTACGTCGTGGACAGTTCGGTCTATTCGTACGACATACACTGGCAGCTGATTTCCATCCTGTCATCGCCGTGTGAGATCAAGTACGACTTCGTCGGCCACTTGAACAACTCGGGCGCGGATGCCAAGAAAGTTCTGGACCATCTTGGGCTTTCTCATTTAGTACAGTATCCTGAAAGAGATTACAATTACAAGTACGCCAACACTACGTCGAAGCTGAAAGAGTACTACAACAAAATACCACTGTCGCACCTCGTTAAACTGGTACCTATATATAATCTAGACTACTTGATGTTTAACTTGACGATTCCACCCATTTTGCAgaatatgttaaataaataa
- the LOC121375077 gene encoding carbohydrate sulfotransferase 11-like isoform X2 codes for MCDTEIKSKLYQTSREYCQSPCATNTLKNIKKYNNLVYNDKYKFIFCLLPKVGSSNWRRIMLVLSDKVNTSDPLSLSIKSVYAKYLGSLPYLASLPQEEISYRLKHYYKFIFVRDPLERLLSTYQNKFCGKNRFAWRKVGTRIIRAYRSEPTEAAVASGLGVRFSEFVAYVVDSSVYSYDIHWQLISILSSPCEIKYDFVGHLNNSGADAKKVLDHLGLSHLVQYPERDYNYKYANTTSKLKEYYNKIPLSHLVKLVPIYNLDYLMFNLTIPPILQNMLNK; via the exons ATg TGTGATACAGAAATCAAATCCAAGCTTTACCAGACCTCAAGAGAATATTGTCAGTCTCCATGTGCTACAAATACCCTCAAAAATATTAAGAAGTATAATAATCTGGTGTATAACGATAAATACAAGTTCATCTTCTGTCTCTTGCCCAAGGTTGGTTCATCCAACTGGAGACGCATTATGCTGGTGCTGTCGGACAAGGTGAACACGTCAGACCCTTTGTCTTTGAGCATAAAAAGCGTCTACGCCAAGTACCTCGGAAGCTTGCCTTATCTGGCGAGTCTTCCACAGGAGGAGATATCCTACAGACTCAAACACTATTACAAGTTCATCTTCGTGAGAGATCCGTTAGAGAGACTGCTGTCTACGTACCAGAACAAGTTCTGCGGCAAGAATCGTTTTGCTTGGAGGAAGGTTGGCACACGTATAATAAGAGCATACAGAAGCGAACCAACCGAGGCGGCAGTGGCGTCTGGTTTGGGTGTGAGGTTTTCAGAGTTCGTTGCCTACGTCGTGGACAGTTCGGTCTATTCGTACGACATACACTGGCAGCTGATTTCCATCCTGTCATCGCCGTGTGAGATCAAGTACGACTTCGTCGGCCACTTGAACAACTCGGGCGCGGATGCCAAGAAAGTTCTGGACCATCTTGGGCTTTCTCATTTAGTACAGTATCCTGAAAGAGATTACAATTACAAGTACGCCAACACTACGTCGAAGCTGAAAGAGTACTACAACAAAATACCACTGTCGCACCTCGTTAAACTGGTACCTATATATAATCTAGACTACTTGATGTTTAACTTGACGATTCCACCCATTTTGCAgaatatgttaaataaataa
- the LOC121375078 gene encoding uncharacterized protein LOC121375078, giving the protein MKKKKKMKENRSKICFNYKDHVKVNTWSENRCVYVHINKYHKNGEKKSLSFTAEAFKKLMDKRELILEYIQEKDDENLIEQEMIRIEQSQDMKVKQGTSAQSIQTPMSIQSASMQGVSMQSPGAMQAVSMYAPVPMKPVSMQPPGAMKPVPTHAPVYMQAGRGREQYQLLATLRAQERERERERGNELHVKQITLP; this is encoded by the exons atgaaaaaaaaaaaaaaaatgaaagagaatcgctctaaaatatgttttaattataaggacCACGTCAAGGTTAATACATGGAGCGAGAAcagatgtgtgtatgtgcacattaacaaatatcacaaaaatgGAGAGAAAAAATCGCTGAGTTTCACTGCTGAAGCATTTAAGAAACTCATGGACAAACGGGAGTTAATCTTGGAGTACATCCAAGAGAAGGATGATGAGAATTTGATAGAACAAGAAATGATTAGAATTGAACAGTCACaag ATATGAAGGTCAAACAAGGCACTAGTGCCCAATCGATACAGACTCCAATGTCGATACAGTCAGCATCCATGCAGGGAGTATCCATGCAGTCACCTGGAGCAATGCAGGCAGTATCCATGTATGCTCCTGTACCTATGAAGCCAGTATCCATGCAGCCACCTGGAGCAATGAAGCCAGTACCTACGCATGCTCCTGTCTACATGCAGGCAGGTAGAGGTCGGGAACAGTATCAGCTGCTGGCTACCTTGCGAgcgcaagagagagagagagagagagagagggggaacgAATTGCACGTGAAGCAAATTACACTTCCGTGA
- the LOC121374668 gene encoding uncharacterized protein LOC121374668 has protein sequence MSLLTDKDFVEGLPSALDLFTMPPYQTSVFQHYYVDVRLVSQITDSSPVEFQIANSGSDYVDLKRSRLHVKLKVSHSDGTVLGKDEHVAPVNLFMQALWSQVAVYLHGQLVSSAKNHYPYKAYIQTVLNYGAEGKQSQLQSQLFYKDVGETQANIESTNPITGTNSGVSDRGAHIENTKTVTVEGPLCEDIFNMGRYLVNGVDMTLKLFRSSIPFCLMSGKSGQEYKIELLDIYVKICKLKMNSALILTHNKMFEKSNALYPFAKTEVKMSSIPSSQQSFVWDSVYQSQCPNRLIVGFVDGDGVSGSYTKNSFNFQSSFMKTVGLYLDGVSVPGRPVEADDVSAYVNLFEGVNSWNLDCGNYIERTEFSLGNGLFVFNLEPVFVDSDYLSLLKNGNLRLEVQFKSVLTKTVSCIVYGEFPSLIEIDQTRNVYVK, from the coding sequence atGTCGCTGCTCACAGATAAAGACTTTGTGGAAGGTTTACCCAGTGCTTTGGATCTGTTTACTATGCCCCCATACCAAACGAGTGTGTTTCAACATTACTACGTCGATGTTAGACTTGTTAGTCAAATTACAGATTCGTCACCGGTAGAATTTCAAATTGCAAATAGTGGAAGTGACTACGTGGATTTGAAACGAAGTCGTTTACATGTTAAACTGAAAGTGAGTCATTCCGATGGAACGGTTTTGGGTAAGGACGAACACGTGGCACCAGTAAATTTATTCATGCAAGCTCTGTGGTCGCAAGTCGCTGTGTATTTACACGGTCAGCTGGTGAGTTCGGCGAAAAATCATTATCCCTACAAAGCATACATTCAAACCGTACTGAATTATGGAGCAGAAGGTAAACAATCGCAACTCCAGTCTCAGCTGTTTTACAAGGACGTCGGAGAGACGCAAGCAAACATCGAAAGCACCAATCCTATCACTGGCACTAATTCTGGAGTATCGGATCGAGGAGCGCACATCGAAAACACCAAAACGGTTACCGTAGAAGGTCCCCTGTgtgaagatatttttaacatggGCAGATATCTGGTAAATGGGGTGGATATGACACTCAAGTTATTTCGGAGCTCCATACCCTTTTGTTTGATGTCTGGGAAGTCCGGTCAGGAGTACAAGATCGAGCTCTTAGATATTTACGTCAAGATATGTAAACTGAAAATGAACAGTGCACTTATTTTAACACACAACAAGATGTTTGAAAAGTCTAACGCCTTATACCCATTCGCTAAAACCGAAGTTAAAATGAGTAGTATTCCGTCGTCTCAACAGAGTTTCGTGTGGGACAGTGTGTACCAGTCGCAGTGTCCAAACAGACTGATTGTTGGTTTTGTCGACGGTGACGGAGTGAGTGGATCATACACAAAGAACTCGTTTAACTTCCAGAGTTCATTCATGAAAACGGTGGGCTTATATTTGGATGGTGTCAGTGTGCCCGGTCGACCAGTCGAAGCAGATGACGTCAGTGCCTACGTGAATTTGTTTGAAGGTGTTAATAGCTGGAACCTGGATTGTGGAAATTATATTGAAAGAACCGAATTTTCTTTGGGAAATGGTCTGTTTGTGTTCAACCTTGAACCCGTTTTCGTGGACTCtgattatttaagtttattaaaaaacGGTAACTTAAGGTTAGAAGTACAGTTTAAATCGGTTTTGACAAAAACTGTCAGTTGTATAGTGTATGGTGAATTTCCTAGCTTAATTGAAATTGATCAAACCAGAAATGTGTATGTCAAATAA